The Kosmotoga arenicorallina S304 nucleotide sequence TCCAATATTTCTTCATATGTGGGGCCTGTTCCAATGTTTTCTTTGAAAGCAAGAGAAAAATCAAATTTCAACACATTACCACTCCCTCAATATGTTATCAAGGCTTTCACCTGATAGTCTTTAAGCTTTTTTCTGGGTTCAAGGAATGAGAGTTCAATTAACGTAAGAATTCCGGCAACCTCTCCTCCAGCTTCTTCAATCATCTCAGCAATCGCCTTGATAGTGCCACCTGTCGCAAGGACATCGTCGAGAATCAGGACTTTATTTCTTTCTACAATGGCATCTTTGTGCATTTCAAGGGCTGCTTCCCCATATTCAAGGGAATATGACTTTGATATCACCTTGTATGGGAGTTTACCGGGTTTTCTAATGGGAATGAATCCTTTTCCCATTTCAAGAGCAAGCGGGGCAGCAAAGATAAAGCCGCGTGCTTCTGGCGCTACTATTAGATCAAAATCCCAAAAAGATGCCGCGTTTTTCAACAGTTCGATGCTCTCCTTGAAAGCCTCAGGGTCCCTTAACAATGGAGTGACATCTTTGAAAATAATCCCCGGTTTTGGAAAATCCGGAATATCACGAATGAAGTGCTTTAAATCCATTCTATCTCCTCCTCGGATGTCTTTACCAACAACGCTTATTTTAACATAAGCTCCGAACTATTTCTAAGTCTTCATGTTATAATCCAAGTGAAAAAAATAACTTATCACATAGAAGGAGGTGCCTCATTTGCCTTCAACAAAATGCGAGGGACATGAAATGCTTTATGCCGAGTTGGATAAATACATTAACTCGGTCAAAGACCAACCAGGAGTTCTTATCAACGTGCTTCACAGAGCCCAGGAGCTTTTTGGCTATCTTTCCGAAGAAACCCAGCAGTACGTTGCCGAGAAGCTCAACCTTCCTCTCAGCCAGGTGTATGGCGTTGTAACCTTTTATAACTTTTTCAGCACAAAACCAAAAGGGAAACACCAAGTAAAGGTTTGCCTTGGTACCGCCTGTTATGTCAAAGGCGCGGACAGAGTGCTTGAAAGGCTGAAGGAAGAGCTTGGCGTGGAACTTGATGAACCTACAAAAGACGGGAATTTTTCTATTCATGCCGTAAGGTGTCTTGGTGCCTGTAGCATGGCCCCGGTCGTGCTCGTTGGCGAAAGAGATTTTTATGGCAAGGTAACACCTGATGAGGTTAGCAAAATTATCAATAAATACAAGGAGGAATGAGCCGTGGGTAAGATCAAGAGCCTTGAAGATTTAATGAAAATCAAGGAAAGCACTTTAAAGGATCTCAAAATGCGCGATACTGACAAACGTGGCAAGATAATCGTTGCTATGGGTACCTGCGGAATTGCTGCCGGTGCGAAAGAAACATTGAAGGCTATTGTGGACATTTTAAGCGAAAAAGGTATTGAAGATATAGCTGTCGTCCAATCAGGTTGCTTTGGCCTATGCGATGTAGAACCCACAATAGAAGTAAGGATTGGGGAAAATGAACCGGTCATTTACGGTCATGTTACCCCAAATCAAGCAAAAAGAATAATTGACCAGCATATTTTGGAGGGAAAAGTAGTCTCCGACCTTGTTGTAAAACGCGGAGAACTCTGAGAAGAGGTGATTACTGGTGCCTGCTGTTGAAAATACTATCGTTATCTGTGCTGGTGGTGCCTGTATCTCCGCTGGCGAGATAAGCGTCAAAGAATCTCTCGAAAATACTCTGAAAGAGTATGCCCTTGAAGAAGTAGTGCAGGTTGTTGAAACCGGATGTATGGGTGCCTGTGACCTTGGGCCAATCATGGTGATTTATCCGGAAGGTATATTCTATCAGAAACTCAATAGTGAAAATGTCAAGAAAATAGTTGAAGAGCATCTCCTTAAAGGCAGGGTAGTTAAAGAATTCCTTTACACAGGACCAACTGGTGAAGTAAAGGAAAAACCCCAGGAAGAACTGCCCTTCTTCAAAAAACAGATCAAGATTGCAACAAGAAATCTCGGTGTTGTTGATCCATTGTCCATCGAAGAATACATTGCCAGAGATGGTTATTTTGCTCTTACCAAAGTAATAAAGGATATGTCCCCCGACAAAGTCATCGAAGAGCTTAAAAAATCAGGTCTTAGGGGAAGAGGTGGCGCAGGATTTCCCACAGGCCTTAAATGGGAATTTGCAAAAAAGGCTGAAGGCGATGTGAAATATGTGATCTGCAACGCCGATGAAGGTGATCCTGGAGCTTTCATGGATAGGGCGATTTTAGAAGGAGATCCTCATACTGTTGTTGAAGCAATGACTATTGCCGCCTATACTGTTGGTGCAAATAAAGGGTTTATATATGTTAGAGCGGAATATCCCCTCGCTATCGAGCGTTTTTCACGGGCTTTAGAAACAGCGAGGGAATACGGCTTTTTAGGTGAAAATATTCTGGGAACCGATTTTTCCTTTGATATTGAAATAAGAATTGGGGCCGGCGCATTCGTTTGCGGTGAGGAAACAGCCTTGATTAACTCCATTGAAGGCCAGCGCGGTATCCCGCGCGTGAAACCCCCCTATCCAGCCCAAAAAGGCCTCTGGGGTAAACCTACACTCATAAATAACGTTGAAACCTACGCAAACATTCCCCCTATCATCCTTCATGGCGGAGATTGGTTTGCGCAATTTGGCGTGGAAGGCTCAAGAGGCACGAAAGTCTTTGCCCTTGCAGGTAAGGTAAACAATACCGGTCTTGTAGAAGTGCCTATGGGAATAACACTAAGGGAATTGATAAATGAAATAGGTGGCGGTGTACCGAATGGGAAAAAATTGAAAGCCGTCCAAACAGGTGGCCCCAGTGGCGGTTGTGTCCCTGAAAAATACATCGATACCCCCATAACCTATGATACGCTAAAAGAACTGGGGACCATCATAGGCTCAGGTGGAATGATAGTAATGGACGAAGATGACTGTATGGTAGATGTTGCAAAGTTTTTCCTTGAGTTTACAGTTGAAGAATCCTGTGGACAGTGTACTCCATGTCGCGATGGAACAAAGAGAATGCTTGAAATTCTCGAACGGATAACTGAGGGCGAAGGCACTGAAGAAGACCTTGAAAAGCTAAAGGAACTTGGCGAACACATTATGAAGACTTCTCTTTGTGGTCTCGGGCAAACAGCGCCTCAACCGGTGTTATCAACAATGAGGTATTTCTGGGACGAATACGAAGCCCACGTCAAAGAGAAACGCTGTCCTGCTAAGAAATGTAAGGAGCTCACCAGAATTGTTATTGACAGGGAAAAGTGTGTTGGCTGTACTGCATGTGCAAGGGTTTGTCCCGTCAACGCTATTACCGGAAGCGTTAGACAGCCACATGAAATAGATCCTGAGCTTTGTACTCGCTGTGGCAGCTGCCTTGAAGTTTGCCGCTTTGGTGCAATAAGCAAAGTTTCCCCATAATTACAATACGAGGCCCTTTCAAGGCCTCTTTTTGCTTAGAAACGTGCAACTCCGCGGAAGGAGGAGAGAAGTAGAATGTCATTTGAGGAAGTCAGAAACACAATTAAAGAGATTTATGAAAAAGTCAACTCCGAAAGCTTAGACGAAAGAGATAATTTAATAAACATTCTGCACGCTATCCAGGAATATTATGGTAATTATATTCCCCTTGAAGCTGCGGAAGTATTGAAAGAACTTACAGGAAAGCCGCTTTCCAAGATATACGAAGTGCTGACTTTTTACACCATGTTTTCGACAAATAAAAGAGGGAAATATGTTATCAGGGTATGTAAAAGCCTACCGTGCCATGTTACCGGCGGAGCCGCTGTGTTGGAATCACTTAAAGATGCTTTGGAAATTGATTATGGTCAGACAACTCAGGATGGTCTTTTTACGCTGGAAGAAAGCAGTTGTCTCGGACTTTGCGGGGTTTCTCCCGTTATGCTTATCAACGACGAAGCCTATGGAAATTTAACCCCTGAAAAAGTCAAAGAAATCATTGAAGAAATTAAAGAAAAAGAAAGAAGTGGTGTTAAATGAGAAAACCTATCACCATACTTGTTTCTATTGATTCAAACAGCTTGCTTCTTGGAGCAAGGCATTTGAAAAATTACCTGATAAACAGACTTGAACACTACAATCTCACCGGACTTGTTGATGTTCTTGAAACGGGCAGCCTGGGAAGATACGACCAGGGGGTCCTCTTTCTCTTATTGCCGGATAACAGGCTATATGGCATTAAAGATACGAATGATATTGAATTATTTGTTGTGGAGCAACTCCTGAAAGGCAGACCTGTAAAAGATCTAATTATCGAGGAAATCCAACCACCCAAAACTGTTGAAGCTAAAAAAGTAACTGAAGAAGAGCGAATAGTGCTAAAACGGGCTGGGAAAATCGATCCTAAGAACATTGAAGAGTACATTGCCCTTGACGGTTATCGTGGCCTTGCCAGAGCTCTGGAAATGAAACCGGCTGATGTCGTTGAAGAGATTAAGGCCAGCGGATTAAGAGGTCGTGGGGGTGCTGGATTCCCAACCGGATTAAAATGGGAATTCACAATGAAGGTAGATGCTCCTGAGAAGTTTGTGATCTGTAACGCTGATGAAGGAGAGCCTGGAACATTCAAAGATCGATTGATAATGGAAGGCGATCCCCACTCAGTCATCGAAGGTATGTTAATTGCTGGTTATGCTGTTGGTGCCAGCAAAGGGTATGTCTATATCCGTGGAGAGTATTTTGAATCAGTTGACAATCTTCGCAATGCAATTGCACAGGCTTATGAATACGGACTTCTTGGAAAGAATATTCTGGGCTCAGGATTCGATTTCGACCTTACTGTAAGGCTTGGTGCCGGCGCTTATGTTTGTGGTGAAGAAACAGCGCTGATAGAATCTATTGAAGGAAAATCCGGCCGTCCAAGGTTGAAACCACCATATCCGCCTGTTAAGGGATTATTCCAGAAGCCAACTGTTGTAAACAACGTAGAGACTTTTGCCAGCGTGCCAACAATCGTTATGAAGGGAGCCAACTGGTTTAAGGGCATTGGAACCCCCTCTTCACCCGGCACCAAAGTATTTTCACTCTGTGGAAATATAGTAAGAAGAGGTATAGTGGAAGCCCCCATGGGAACAACCGTTGCAGATCTCATTTTCAAATACGGTGGTGGAATTGAAAACGGCAAAAAATTGAAGATGGTTCAAACAGGTGGTGCTGCAGGTACCTTTATAAGAGCTGATGAAATAAACGTTCCTCTTGATTTCGATTCATTTAAGAATCATGGCGCATCATTGGGATCAGGTGTTATTTTGGCCATTGACGACTCTCATTGCGCGGTTGATGTTGCCCTTAATTTAATGGAATTCTTCGCTCATGAGTCCTGCGGAAAATGCACGCCATGTCGCGAAGGAACACGTTTAATTGTCAACATCTTAAAGGAATTCAGCAAAGGAAGAGGAACACGTGAGATGCTTGATAACCTTTATAACATAGCCTATACAATGCAAAATTCAGCATTTTGCGGCCTGGGGCAGTCCGTTCCAGTTCCCCTGACTTCTATGCTCGATAGGTTCAGAGACGAATTTGAAGCGCACGTTGGTGTTGATGCCTGTCCTGTCGGCGTGTGTAAATTTGATAAGAAGAAGAAAAAAGTTAGAAAATAAGTTTATGGAAAATTGAAGAGTCGGGAATCATTTCCCGACTCTTTTCTTTGGTATAATTTCTCGTGAGCACACCATGGAATGAAGAATCTTCTTTCCTATGGGTCAAGAGGGGGATCCTATGAATAAACGCAATTCTGATATGCTGGTTTTTACTCTGCTTCTATCTTTAATCATCTTAATATCAATCTTAATAATCATTTTCAACCCTTATACATCTTCGAAAATTGTCAGGAAGCTGGCTGTCTTGTACAATAAGGGGTTAAATGCAAATTTCACAGAATATCTGAACGATTCGAATTACGCGTATCCGCAGGATGTCCTATCCGCTTATAACTTTTTCAAAGGCCGGGAGCTATCAGACTTTCACGGTTTTTCCGTAAGTCGCGTAGCGACAAATGTCCTGCTCGATATTTACGAAGGAGGAGATCCCTCCATTGAAGCTCTGGTAAGGGATTCTCATAAAAAAAAGAATCCCCTATTAAAGGAGAGAATTGTTAAAGCAATTGGATTAGCTTCAGTTACTAATATGTATGATGTTGATCCAGAGCAGCTTTCTAACGCTATCTACAATGCTCTGACAGATTTTTCGTCTATTCAGTTACAGCTCTCCGTAGGTAGCGAAAGCTTGACTTTGGACCTTTCAGAAATTGAGCCAGAAATCGTTCTCGCTATCTGTTTCAAAGAATCAGGTCTAAATCCCTTTGCTCTGGGTGAAGTAATAGGAGAGATTCCGGAGTTCAAGTACTCGAGAGGCCTTATGCAAATATACCAGAAAACACTTTATACACTCAACACCTGGCTTGCAGATAACGGTATAAACATTTCACCTGAGGAGCTCTGGAACATTCGCAACAACATTTTTTTGGGAATGGTTTACCTTGCATATGCCAGAGAACAGTTGATGAAAGGAGAATGAAATGCACAATTGGAAGAATAGTATAGTTTACCAAATTTTCCCTGACAGATTCAAAATAGGCAGAAATAGTAATCTTTCAAAAAATGAAGAAGCCGGCTCTTTTTTTCTTCCAGGACAAACCAGGGTAAAATGGAGCACCAAACCGGAAAGGTCGAACGATGGAAGTCATCAGTACCTTTTCTGGGGCGGCAACCTTAAAGGGATTACGGAAGAGCTGGAGTATATAAAGAGCCTGGGCACAGGAATATTGTATTTAACGCCTATATTCTACGCAAGATCGAACCATAAATACGACACAATCAATTATTTCAAGATTGACCCATTATTTGGAACACTGGAAGACTTCCATTTATTATGCAATAAAGCCCATTCTCTTGGTATAAAGGTTATTCTTGATGGTGTTTTTAATCATATGGGAGATGCTTCTGAATGGTTTAACAAATACGGAATATTCGGAAAAGACACTGGTGCATATAATGACCCTGAATCAGAATTTCGGGATTTTTTCTATTTCAGCGGCGACACCTATCGTGGCTGGATGAATGCAAGGACTTTGCCGGAGCTGAATCTTGAAAACAGTAGGCTGCAAGAAATACTATTTACAGGCGAAAATTCTGTAATCAAGTACTGGCTAAGACAAGGTGCGGATGGCTGGCGACTTGACTGTGCCTTTGACCTCGGTTATGACATCAACAGGATGATAGTGCGCGAAGCGAGAAAAGTCAAAGAAGATGCGTTAATCATTGGAGAAGTCTGGAATTATCCAGAGGGCTGGAATGTTCATAGCGATTTAGATGGCTTGATGAATTATTATTACAGAACCGTTGTATTTGATCTTATACGGGGTCAGCTTAGTCCCGCAATGGCCGGCAAGATAATCCAAAAAAGCGTTGAAGATTGTGGTATCGACTATCTTAACAAATGCTGGAACATACTTTCTTCCCATGATGTTCCAAGACTTTCCTCGGAATTCAAGGATGGAAAGGATACACAGCTTGCCATCACCCTTCAGTTTTCACTGCCTGGCGTTCCGTTGATATACTATGGCGAAGAACTGG carries:
- a CDS encoding adenine phosphoribosyltransferase produces the protein MDLKHFIRDIPDFPKPGIIFKDVTPLLRDPEAFKESIELLKNAASFWDFDLIVAPEARGFIFAAPLALEMGKGFIPIRKPGKLPYKVISKSYSLEYGEAALEMHKDAIVERNKVLILDDVLATGGTIKAIAEMIEEAGGEVAGILTLIELSFLEPRKKLKDYQVKALITY
- a CDS encoding NADH-quinone oxidoreductase subunit NuoE family protein, whose amino-acid sequence is MLYAELDKYINSVKDQPGVLINVLHRAQELFGYLSEETQQYVAEKLNLPLSQVYGVVTFYNFFSTKPKGKHQVKVCLGTACYVKGADRVLERLKEELGVELDEPTKDGNFSIHAVRCLGACSMAPVVLVGERDFYGKVTPDEVSKIINKYKEE
- a CDS encoding (2Fe-2S) ferredoxin domain-containing protein; this translates as MGKIKSLEDLMKIKESTLKDLKMRDTDKRGKIIVAMGTCGIAAGAKETLKAIVDILSEKGIEDIAVVQSGCFGLCDVEPTIEVRIGENEPVIYGHVTPNQAKRIIDQHILEGKVVSDLVVKRGEL
- the nuoF gene encoding NADH-quinone oxidoreductase subunit NuoF, whose protein sequence is MPAVENTIVICAGGACISAGEISVKESLENTLKEYALEEVVQVVETGCMGACDLGPIMVIYPEGIFYQKLNSENVKKIVEEHLLKGRVVKEFLYTGPTGEVKEKPQEELPFFKKQIKIATRNLGVVDPLSIEEYIARDGYFALTKVIKDMSPDKVIEELKKSGLRGRGGAGFPTGLKWEFAKKAEGDVKYVICNADEGDPGAFMDRAILEGDPHTVVEAMTIAAYTVGANKGFIYVRAEYPLAIERFSRALETAREYGFLGENILGTDFSFDIEIRIGAGAFVCGEETALINSIEGQRGIPRVKPPYPAQKGLWGKPTLINNVETYANIPPIILHGGDWFAQFGVEGSRGTKVFALAGKVNNTGLVEVPMGITLRELINEIGGGVPNGKKLKAVQTGGPSGGCVPEKYIDTPITYDTLKELGTIIGSGGMIVMDEDDCMVDVAKFFLEFTVEESCGQCTPCRDGTKRMLEILERITEGEGTEEDLEKLKELGEHIMKTSLCGLGQTAPQPVLSTMRYFWDEYEAHVKEKRCPAKKCKELTRIVIDREKCVGCTACARVCPVNAITGSVRQPHEIDPELCTRCGSCLEVCRFGAISKVSP
- a CDS encoding NADH-quinone oxidoreductase subunit NuoE family protein produces the protein MSFEEVRNTIKEIYEKVNSESLDERDNLINILHAIQEYYGNYIPLEAAEVLKELTGKPLSKIYEVLTFYTMFSTNKRGKYVIRVCKSLPCHVTGGAAVLESLKDALEIDYGQTTQDGLFTLEESSCLGLCGVSPVMLINDEAYGNLTPEKVKEIIEEIKEKERSGVK
- the nuoF gene encoding NADH-quinone oxidoreductase subunit NuoF, with protein sequence MRKPITILVSIDSNSLLLGARHLKNYLINRLEHYNLTGLVDVLETGSLGRYDQGVLFLLLPDNRLYGIKDTNDIELFVVEQLLKGRPVKDLIIEEIQPPKTVEAKKVTEEERIVLKRAGKIDPKNIEEYIALDGYRGLARALEMKPADVVEEIKASGLRGRGGAGFPTGLKWEFTMKVDAPEKFVICNADEGEPGTFKDRLIMEGDPHSVIEGMLIAGYAVGASKGYVYIRGEYFESVDNLRNAIAQAYEYGLLGKNILGSGFDFDLTVRLGAGAYVCGEETALIESIEGKSGRPRLKPPYPPVKGLFQKPTVVNNVETFASVPTIVMKGANWFKGIGTPSSPGTKVFSLCGNIVRRGIVEAPMGTTVADLIFKYGGGIENGKKLKMVQTGGAAGTFIRADEINVPLDFDSFKNHGASLGSGVILAIDDSHCAVDVALNLMEFFAHESCGKCTPCREGTRLIVNILKEFSKGRGTREMLDNLYNIAYTMQNSAFCGLGQSVPVPLTSMLDRFRDEFEAHVGVDACPVGVCKFDKKKKKVRK
- a CDS encoding transglycosylase SLT domain-containing protein, producing the protein MNKRNSDMLVFTLLLSLIILISILIIIFNPYTSSKIVRKLAVLYNKGLNANFTEYLNDSNYAYPQDVLSAYNFFKGRELSDFHGFSVSRVATNVLLDIYEGGDPSIEALVRDSHKKKNPLLKERIVKAIGLASVTNMYDVDPEQLSNAIYNALTDFSSIQLQLSVGSESLTLDLSEIEPEIVLAICFKESGLNPFALGEVIGEIPEFKYSRGLMQIYQKTLYTLNTWLADNGINISPEELWNIRNNIFLGMVYLAYAREQLMKGE
- the aglB gene encoding cyclomaltodextrinase, with amino-acid sequence MHNWKNSIVYQIFPDRFKIGRNSNLSKNEEAGSFFLPGQTRVKWSTKPERSNDGSHQYLFWGGNLKGITEELEYIKSLGTGILYLTPIFYARSNHKYDTINYFKIDPLFGTLEDFHLLCNKAHSLGIKVILDGVFNHMGDASEWFNKYGIFGKDTGAYNDPESEFRDFFYFSGDTYRGWMNARTLPELNLENSRLQEILFTGENSVIKYWLRQGADGWRLDCAFDLGYDINRMIVREARKVKEDALIIGEVWNYPEGWNVHSDLDGLMNYYYRTVVFDLIRGQLSPAMAGKIIQKSVEDCGIDYLNKCWNILSSHDVPRLSSEFKDGKDTQLAITLQFSLPGVPLIYYGEELEMSGGIDPENRGPMEWERLSENPSRLEFYRKLGVIWNEHRAIREGNFEIQPVSNDELLAFKRSTGIIDELMVLIFNFSDKEQHAHVYMNEGLLMNGTQMVDIISNKKFNTFTGKLEVNIPGRSFLFLMPEITRANDNYSPYKRV